A section of the Mesobacillus jeotgali genome encodes:
- a CDS encoding aldehyde dehydrogenase family protein, whose product MTTVKEQKFESMAVKRETYQLIINGGRQDSANGETYKVYNPATGEEIATVAKASKEDAELAVQAARNAFDFGKWRHFPVNKRSRTLNKIASIMRSRFNELVELEILDTGKSLAAAQGQVMQAIEDFEFYAGAIVSHRGAVNSMPGAFQNITEKEPVGVCAQIIPWNYPLMMAAWKVAPAIAVGCSVVVKPASLTPLTAIVLGEICIEAGVPEGVVNVIPGSGSVVGNYLVEHEKVDKVAFTGSTPIGKDIMARASQTLKRVTLELGGKSPSIVFNDADLDAAVDGSLFGIFYNTGQSCEARSRLYVHEDVYDEFIEKFVAKTKQLKLGNPFDKETHVGAVISEDQLNVIDGYVKSAVEDGAKVLTGGKTANLEGYENGYWYEPTIIAETSHSMKAVKEEIFGPVVVVMKFKDEKEAVKLANDSEYGLGSAIWTKDYGRATRVSKLIQAGIVMINCPFSAFPGTPFGGYKQSGFGRELSIETLDLYTETKSIVSYYGSRPLNPFNV is encoded by the coding sequence GTGACAACAGTAAAAGAACAAAAATTCGAATCAATGGCGGTAAAACGCGAGACATATCAGCTAATCATTAATGGAGGTCGACAGGACAGCGCGAATGGCGAGACGTACAAAGTCTATAATCCTGCTACAGGGGAAGAAATCGCAACAGTAGCCAAGGCTTCAAAGGAAGATGCAGAACTTGCCGTACAAGCTGCGAGAAATGCCTTCGACTTCGGTAAATGGCGCCACTTCCCTGTGAACAAGCGTTCACGGACTCTTAATAAAATCGCATCCATTATGCGCTCTCGTTTTAATGAATTAGTGGAATTGGAGATTCTTGATACTGGGAAATCTCTTGCTGCGGCTCAGGGTCAGGTGATGCAGGCGATTGAAGATTTCGAGTTTTACGCAGGTGCTATTGTCAGCCACCGAGGTGCTGTTAACAGCATGCCTGGCGCATTCCAGAATATCACCGAAAAAGAGCCAGTAGGTGTTTGCGCCCAAATTATCCCTTGGAATTATCCTTTGATGATGGCAGCATGGAAGGTTGCTCCGGCAATTGCAGTCGGATGTTCAGTTGTAGTAAAACCAGCATCTTTGACACCACTTACAGCCATTGTCCTTGGTGAAATCTGTATCGAAGCTGGAGTTCCGGAAGGCGTAGTCAACGTCATTCCAGGGTCAGGTTCTGTTGTCGGAAACTACCTCGTTGAGCATGAGAAAGTCGACAAGGTCGCTTTCACAGGATCCACTCCAATTGGAAAAGATATCATGGCAAGAGCATCGCAGACTTTAAAGCGTGTAACACTTGAACTTGGCGGAAAATCTCCGAGCATCGTGTTCAACGATGCAGATCTTGATGCCGCAGTTGATGGTTCTCTATTTGGGATCTTCTATAATACTGGCCAATCGTGTGAAGCACGTTCACGACTTTATGTCCATGAGGATGTATATGATGAGTTTATTGAGAAATTCGTTGCGAAAACCAAACAGCTGAAGCTCGGAAATCCTTTTGATAAAGAAACGCATGTAGGCGCTGTCATCAGCGAAGATCAATTGAATGTAATTGATGGCTATGTGAAATCAGCTGTTGAAGACGGAGCGAAAGTTTTAACAGGCGGAAAAACTGCTAATCTCGAAGGCTATGAAAATGGCTATTGGTATGAGCCAACAATCATTGCAGAAACGAGTCACAGCATGAAGGCTGTAAAAGAAGAAATCTTTGGACCGGTTGTTGTCGTCATGAAGTTCAAAGATGAAAAGGAAGCAGTCAAACTGGCAAATGACAGCGAATATGGCCTGGGGTCAGCCATCTGGACAAAAGATTACGGACGCGCAACAAGGGTTTCCAAGCTAATCCAGGCAGGCATCGTCATGATTAACTGCCCATTCTCGGCCTTCCCTGGCACTCCGTTTGGCGGTTATAAGCAATCCGGGTTCGGACGAGAACTCAGCATCGAAACACTTGATTTATATACAGAAACAAAGAGTATCGTCTCTTACTACGGCAGCCGCCCGCTAAACCCGTTTAACGTGTAA